ccttccttgTAGAGAGTCTGAGCAACATGACAAAGTGACCACAGCGCCTCCATCCATCCCGGAAGACACAGTTTCTGTTAACACTGTGGATGTATGGTTGACATAAACATCACGGAAGCCAAGCATTTTGTTGTATGTTAttatttcctttaaaaaaatcatcacCACTGTTCCACATTAAGTACAAAGTGATGATTCTACTGTTATGGACATGTGCAATAACACGTTGGtcacttttgtgtcacttttgtgcaatgtaaatactgttttgtgcaataatatataattatctgacggacactttgtgcaataatctggcaaaactgttatctcatcaatatacatattatatttttatattttatattgtattattttttatattttttatatttatattgcactatctctttttatttattttattttattatttcatttaaagggactgtttgtaactttttacaggtataaatctaccgagtcaggatcccatgcgcgcgcttgcgtatgcgcgctcgcgtgtggccggagtctctcctcttctgcctgcctgcttgccttcactcacacacacagcgcgcgttctcgctgtctcgctccacctctgcTAGACgggcatgcgcgctcactccacactgcagaagagttagtttagctctgagaatatctagtgaatgtacagtggacgtttgtgcagaaataaatgctgcagctcctccagaccaacagaggtgtcccgtgtcttgtgaagtgaccgggctccgcagcgagttactTTATCGTGTCCGaacgggtgccggtgtctcccctgcgggcgcagtcgggagacgataacgtttctcttcctgcttcaaccccggcaccgacccgcttttcctgcttcagccccggaggctgaggcaggaaaagccaacactaggatcggcagcgattcatggagagaccttcgtctggtcagctaacattactgccaagcagctgaaataaagagtgatattgtggttttagctgacgtgtatcGCCTctctgttttgagcgatgctcgttcatgtctatttagagcgagcaaagtgcgagcccgacgttgactttcgttgacttaacggctacaggtgtcgttgttaacaagcatttctgaaagttacaaatagtccctttaaaagggaccatgtacagtttaaaacataaatgtccccatttgatgcaccgtaccagattatagctttacACTAATTCCCATCTGTAGTCCCCtggcaggtcaaaacaaagaaacatactacagtcatacaagaaagaacatacaaaacgcacaatacacagctacacacaataGCTAAGTATGCTTGTCAAGTAAAAGCAAGTCATGAAGACCATGGAATAAAGATCAGTGAGTACAGAGCTGAGCAGCTTTCAACACAcgttttaaatataaatcaatttaaaaagctgtacaagaaagatatttttgggaggtatatggttgaggaagagttgtgttaaaggttggttatatattttttaactccggatgtatttgtgggttgtaaataaacttgggatgcttttcaaatattcaacttgggatgtaaataaatctgggatagtttttatattatattatattatcattctatgatatatgagttaatagaggagaagtgagaaaggggtagggtaatataagtttttcttctacctactccttttcggacactataactcttgttttgtttgttattattttgtatctgtttttatttattatatgttcgaaataaagtctttcattcatttcattcataagttggttttgaaaatgctgatagggctgctgctcctcacaggagtttttttttattgtattatcttttcattagcacctatgggattgtcacaatatAATTTAGTTGtactaaacaatgacaataaagggcttgaatcttgaatcttgaatatataatacaatatgaATATGTTTTTGGGTGCGGCTTTTCTGGAGTAGTAGGGTAATTACGGTACCGCGCATGCGCAGTTTGCTCCAGCATCATTAACCAGAGCTgaaggagaagagaaggagcagtagagcagcagcagagagacagagagagagagagagagagagagacggcagGAGAAGAAGTTGGATGGCGCTTTCCTTTGTCACCGTGTCTCTCTGCTTATCAACCAAGATTACCCGCGATCCGTGAAGTCAACACCGTCCGTCTGTCGTCGCTTCACGTCTCTCAGTTCCTCCTCAACTCCGGATTTCATCCAAGAAACGGTGCGTAAAAGCTAAATTAGCTGCTAGCACGCTGCTCctctactttatatactactgttACATTAACGTTACAAGTTTACTAACAACATCACCTAACCTAGGTCGTGTTTTTGGGGTGTTAAACTGCTTAAATAAAGCTGTAATTAGACGATAACAGAGGTGTACTAACCACACTGTTACTATGGAGATTGTACAGATTGTGTAGCTGCTAGCTAactaataaagttttttttgtatatagaCAGTGGGTACAGCTAGgttagacagtgtgaaactttATTGATAACTCATGACACTGTTGTTGACCcgtcatcaccaccaccaggtCGGAACCGGTGCCGGTATaccgccaccgccgccacaATGATGGAGGAGTCGGTGTCCACGTTTGAGACGCATCTGACTGCCGTCATGGACAGTCTGATCCGAGCGTCGGTGTGCGAGATCACGCAGCTGTTCCAGGACATGGTGAACGACTACCTGGTGGAGCTGTCTCTCAACAGGAAGGAGAACGAGTCTCTCAAGACGAGGCTGAGGATCACCGAGACCAAGCTGAAGAGTGAACGCAAGCTGGGGATGGGCTGGGCCGCCAACAGACGCAAGGCCGGGCTGAAGacgagggaggaagaggaggaggaggaggaaggagctggaggaggaagaggaggaggaggaggagggaggaagaaacgAAAAGTTCAGAGGGGCCGTAAGTAGTGCTTGGAGGAGGCTTACATCACACTATATAAACCTTTACATTTACCATCTTTCTGTAATATCTTACATATTCCAGTGAGATTGAATGTGGGTTCTTGTTATGCAGTCAGGGCTTAATGTGAAGACGCACTTGTTTTGTTGGAAACCATCTGGCAAGAGCtgatctctccctcctcccttcctcctccgcctcctcttcATGTTCGCTCCCTCTGTCCTtcacctccccctctcctctctctctctctctctccgcttgCATTCTGTCCCTCCCACTCCTCTGTGCTTTTTGcacactctctccctccctccccttcctgccttgctcctctccctcctccccccacctccttcacttctctgtctctctctctgctgcaactcctcctcctcctcctccccttgccgctcctctctccttcacgccttctcctccttccttcctctctctctccctgcccccacctcctcctgctctgttcTCTCCTTCATCacgttgcacacacacacatactcctcctccttccctcctccccccacctcctccccctccccttaccgctccttcctccttcctctccctcctcccccacctccttcacttctctgtgtctctctctctctgcaactcctcctcctactcctccccTTTGccgctcctctctccttcacgccttctcctcctttccttcctctctccctgcccccacctcctcctgctctgttcTCTCCTTCATCacgttgcacacacacacactccccctccttccctccctcccccacctcctcctcctcctcctccactccaaTCCTCTCCCGCTCCTCTCCACCACCGCCATAATTACACTCTCTCTCCACTTCtcctctctctactctgtctctctctctctcctcttttcacctttTCATCCTCacccttcctctttctccttcaacatgtcctccctctcctcttcctcctcttcctcttcctcctcctcctctcccccgcGGCCCCCGCCAACTCCACTTCTCCCTCTCGTCTCTGCCACTCTCGCTGTTCTCCTCCCTTTCACatgtttctctctccttcccgcTCTCTTGTCTGTCCTTCTACGCCCCCTCTCTCCTCACTCGTCCATCATGctcacttctcctcctccccctgctcctttttctctctcccttccccCCAACCTCCTCTCTACTCCTGTTCCCAtctacctctcctcctcctcctccttctcatctACCACTTCTCcaccctcttctctcctccatctctctctcctggcCTTCCAATCATCTCCTcccacctgtctctctccccctcatatttcattctctctccttcctgtctccctctgccctccctctctcccaccctcctcctcactttctccttcctctctcacctccctccctcccaccctttccttgtcttcctctcttctccacaGGAGGCAAGTCAAAGAAGGGCCCAGCAGCAGCTTATGGCAAAGGCTGGCCTGGAGGTGtgtgggaggaaggaggaggaggtggcgttggtggtgaaggaggaggaggaggaggaggaggaggaggaagggcagGAGCTGTGGGGATGgtagcaggagcaggaggaagaggaagagggggaaagGAGGCCAGGGAGATGTACCTCATCCAGTTCCCCGGGGAAGAAGAGGACGAGGGAGGGATGATGGAGGACGAGGAAGGGGAGGGCAGCCACAGCGGTGAGGGGGAGGAGACGGCCAACATCAAAGAGGAGGTGAGGGAGACAGGCTttctcagaggaggaggaggagtaggaggagaaaGTGGCACAGCATCTCTGCACCGCTCAGCAGCTTCGTAGAGAAAACGAAAAAGAacgcagacagaaagagagagctaacacagagagagttgTGCTTTTCAGCCATTAAATCACTGCAGAGATGTagtggatgaagggaaggctatTGATTTGATATTTAGCTTCCAGAGGAGCCTGTTGAGGAGGGCTCTCCACATCTCAAGAGCGGCAAGCTTTTAGGTAGAAATACTACTGATAGAGGTGGAAAGCTGTTTGCTATTCCACCACGTGACCAACTTGGCAGGGCACAGATCCACTCTTCACTTGTCTTCTGCATTTGAATATTCAAAGCATGCCGAATGTGTTATTAGCCTCCCTGTGAAGTCAGTACACAGTGTTTTTGATGGCTGATAAAATGGctttaaataaatcatataGCTTTATTTCCCAGGCGCATTGTAAACATGGTAGGGTCAGAACGTATGGCTATGATGAGTGTTAAAATGAAGAAGTATTTAAATTCAACAATGCATTTCATAATTCTACCTGAGTTACTCACAAGTCTCTATGTGCTTCTCAATGCAGTTTCCACAAACAGAGGGCTATCAACCCGCCTCTCTCCAGCTAATCAAGGAAGCTTTGAAGATGGACCCGCCCAACCAGAACCTCCAAACCGGCTCCAGAGCCCAAAGCGAAGGTAATGAGCCCAGGACACACTGATCGAGGGAGGGGGAGTTAGTGAAATGTTCAGAGACCGAATAGTTTGAAAGAAAGTGGAAATGATTGCTCATgccggctctctctctctttctctctgctcagGAGAGCTGTCAGATCGTCCCCCGACCCTTCATTCGggtgagggagaagaggaggaggactgggACGGGGAATCCTCGGAGCCGTCGGAGAGCGGCATGACCATGGATGAGCTGAGGGGTCTGGAATCCGCACTGAGGGCCGAGAGAGGCCGCGAACAGGCCGCCCTGACGGCCTCCCAGCCCGTCAGCCCAGACTCGGAGGTAGTGCGAGAAAGCGAGGACAGCCTGGCCCCAAAGTACATTGGTCTTGATGGAATGGAGCAGGACGAAGAGCTGGAGCCGCCCaccctgcagagagaggagcagataGGGCCAGGCAGGTTGAAAGACGCCGTGAGAGAGTTGAAGGTAGGCTGGTCCAAGAAGTTGCGAGAGGGCGACTCGGCGGCGGTCATGACTGGAAAGGAcgtggtggaggagggagagtcGGAGCACCTGCCCCCACTGTCTGCTTCAGGGAGTATCGGGGAGAGCGGAGGGGAAGAGGAGGGCGGCGCGGACCTGCTCCACTTCTGCCCGCAGTGTGGAGGAGGCTTCACCACCGAGGCTGAGATGGAGGAGCACCCTTGTCCACTAGGAGCCAATCATTTACAGGACAGCGGAGAGGAAGGTCTTTTCCCCTGCGCCCACTGCGGCAACACGTTCAGCCACGCCTGGGCTCTCAAGAATCACGAATGCGCCTGTGCCGCCGAGAGGCCGCACTGCTGCGAGATCTGCGGGAAGCGCTTCACGCACTCGCGCTCGCTGGAACGGCATCATCTGGTGCACACGGGCGAGAGGCCGCACCGGTGCCCTCAGTGCGGACGCAGCTTCAGTCGTCTGGGCAATTTGGAGCGGCACCAGCGGATTCACACGGGCGAACGTCCGTACGGGTGCGAAGCGTGCGGGAAGCGGTTCAGCCGCGTGGAGTACTTAAAGAGACATCAGCTCATACACAGCAGTGAAAAGGCGGCACTCCAGTGCTCCAATTGTGGAAGTGGCTTTAGTGATGTGGAGCAACTGAAAAACCACCAGTGTTTTTAGAGGCGCTCCTTCAAATCTCTGATAGAACTGGAAAGGAAAAAAGCAGGTTTTTAATTGAATGTGGTGGACTTTAGGTGATGAATGTGACCGGTGGATGCTAATTTTATTCTCAGTGATTTTGCTTTTCTTACACACTCTGACATGATGAAGAAGTTAAATTAACTTTTAAGTTAAAGAAGCAGATACATTTGTGTGGACGATTTTTTTGTTGAGTACATAAAGAAGGCAAATGTCCAAAGTTGACAGGAAGTCAGTTGTACATGGTGTTTCTCTATATTTCATTCTTCAGCTGTTTTAATTTGAGGTGTTCTCATCTGTATGTACAAAGCTTGTACttatttatgataatcaatgaattgtacatttttgtctttttatcaaTAAGTCAATCACGTTGAAGCCGATGCCCTCGTGCCCTCGTTTTATGCCGGACAATATAATTGACAGCTTggtattttgtatgttttgtgttttggtcTTATCAGtaagaaataaatatttcaattcATCAGAAGACTCTTCACCCACTCCAGTGTTGTTTTATGGGGAAATCACGGGGTTAGTAAACACTAGGGGGGGTCATGCTGTACTTAGCGACCCATAAGAACCCGGGCTATGATAGATGAACTGTGTGCAGGTAAGTTAACTAAAGCTTGACACCCTTTATTACTCACAGTACCCTTTAAACAAGCGGTTTCAGCCTTACTTCCGAGATGTCCTCAAGGGTCTCTAAGGACATCAGTCTCACATCATAGCTGGCGTCTGCTCTGGGATCCACCGGCACATCTCCTCTCCACTGTTACAGTCATTCCTTCCCATGATATTATCACattatctatagaaaatttgaagTGAAATTCAACTtcaactttgtttattgtgcgttttgtctctgttttggcaaatgaattacactcaaaataccagtgtagggaggtggagagatagtctgtaaccataactgtaaatataaaatgatttaagaggtgctggattatttacacaatattatcatgtgtattattaacatatcaatatttcatttttcacaGTTATTGTCAATACCTGGTACATCACAACACCCTTATGCTATATTGTATATTCACACAATTGAAATTGCCACAAAAACTTTGAAACACACAAGTAGCACACAAAAATTTCACAAAAGGCCACTACTGGCCACCAAATCATCATAAAGACACATAtactaaacaaaacaatgaaacaatACACAAGAATACCACTGAAGCTCCAGCCAGctgctggttagcttagcataaagactggaagcagatggaaacagttagcctggctctgtttaAAAGTCCACCtaacagcacctttaaagctcactgattaacatcttttatccttttttgttttggtaCAGTGACTTTGTGGAGtctttgtacggattaaacaaactaaatatagGCAAACGTTATTTAATTAGCTTTAGTTGTTGTTACAtattggacagagccaggctaactggGCTTTGGAAAG
This DNA window, taken from Sebastes umbrosus isolate fSebUmb1 chromosome 9, fSebUmb1.pri, whole genome shotgun sequence, encodes the following:
- the si:dkeyp-121d2.7 gene encoding LOW QUALITY PROTEIN: zinc finger and SCAN domain-containing protein 22 (The sequence of the model RefSeq protein was modified relative to this genomic sequence to represent the inferred CDS: deleted 1 base in 1 codon) encodes the protein MVAGAGGRGRGGKEAREMYLIQFPGEEEDEGGMMEDEEGEGSHSGEGEETANIKEEFPQTEGYQPASLQLIKEALKMDPPNQNLQTGSRAQSEGELSDRPPTLHSGEGEEEEDWDGESSEPSESGMTMDELRGLESALRAERGREQAALTASQPVSPDSEVVRESEDSLAPKYIGLDGMEQDEELEPPTLQREEQIGPGRLKDAVRELKVGWSKKLREGDSAAVMTGKDVVEEGESEHLPPLSASGSIGESGGEEEGGADLLHFCPQCGGGFTTEAEMEEHPCPLGANHLQDSGEEGLFPCAHCGNTFSHAWALKNHECACAAERPHCCEICGKRFTHSRSLERHHLVHTGERPHRCPQCGRSFSRLGNLERHQRIHTGERPYGCEACGKRFSRVEYLKRHQLIHSVKRRHSSAPIVEVALVMWSN